One stretch of Juglans microcarpa x Juglans regia isolate MS1-56 chromosome 3D, Jm3101_v1.0, whole genome shotgun sequence DNA includes these proteins:
- the LOC121254332 gene encoding esterase-like: MESPSISKFTIPLSCFFTLLLCVATLNPVFASKVCNFPAVFNFGDSNSDTGGLSATLRRATPPNGETYFHRPAGRFSDGRLMIDFIAMGVGLPYLSAYLDSLGTNFTHGANFATAASTIRLPSRIIPAADGYSPFYLDIQYSQFVQFKERSQIIRQQGGIYAHLMPKKDYFPKALYTFDIGQNDLGEGFFGNMTVEQVNASIPDILDKFSLNVKNIYKLGARSFWIHNTGPIGCLPYILANFPSAQRDNHGCARPYNDVAQSFNHKLKKAIVQLRIDLPTAAITYVDVYSVKYSLYSEPQKYGFELPLVACCGYGGKYNYSSSVGCGGTVTVNGSKIFVGSCERPSVRVNWDGIHYTEAANKVVFSQISTGAFSDPPVPLKMACHQV, translated from the exons ATGGAGTCTCCTAGCATTTCCAAGTTCACAATTCCTCTCTCTTGCTTCTTTACGCTTTTACTGTGTGTTGCCACATTGAACCCTGTATTTGCTTCGAAAGTTTGCAACTTTCCGGCAGTCTTTAACTTTGGCGACTCAAATTCCGACACTGGAGGATTGTCTGCTACCCTCAGAAGAGCCACACCACCTAACGGGGAGACCTATTTTCACAGGCCTGCCGGAAGGTTCTCCGATGGCCGGCTCATGATTGATTTCATAG CAATGGGTGTTGGTCTTCCATATCTGAGTGCATACCTTGATTCCTTGGGAACTAACTTCACACACGGTGCAAACTTTGCCACGGCTGCATCCACAATCAGACTACCATCCAGAATCATACCTGCAGCAGATGGATATAGTCCCTTCTACCTTGATATCCAATACTCACAATTTGTGCAGTTCAAAGAAAGATCACAGATTATAAGACAACAAG GAGGAATATATGCACATTTGATGCCCAAGAAGGATTATTTTCCTAAAGCTTTATACACATTTGATATCGGTCAGAATGATCTTGGTGAGGGATTCTTTGGTAACATGACTGTAGAGCAAGTCAATGCTTCTATCCCCGATATTCTTGACAAGTTCTCTCTTAATGTTAAG aatatatataagttggGAGCTAGATCATTTTGGATCCACAATACTGGACCAATTGGTTGCCTTCCCTATATTTTGGCCAATTTTCCATCAGCTCAAAGGGACAACCATGGATGTGCAAGGCCTTATAATGATGTAGCTCAGTCTTTCAATCACAAGTTGAAGAAGGCCATTGTTCAACTCAGGATCGATCTTCCTACAGCCGCAATCACATATGTAGATGTATACTCTGTCAAATACTCTCTTTATAGTGAACCACAAAAATATG GATTTGAGCTTCCACTTGTTGCTTGTTGTGGGTATGGAGGAAAGTACAACTACAGCAGTAGTGTTGGGTGTGGAGGAACAGTGACTGTGAATGGAAGCAAAATATTTGTTGGTTCATGTGAGCGCCCCTCGGTCAGAGTAAACTGGGATGGAATTCACTATACTGAGGCTGCCAACAAGGTTGTCTTTTCTCAGATTTCAACTGGAGCGTTTTCAGATCCACCTGTACCCTTGAAAATGGCATGTCACCAAGTTTAA
- the LOC121254335 gene encoding uncharacterized protein At4g08330, chloroplastic-like isoform X2, translating into MEEKSVSVKERYLNGHQHHGSFSSSSCLSSSRRDVSYSCGSCGYELNLSSGDRNTSTIDSKYGKSIKKGIISFFYIDESRFTQMDEIQCIPHFSKHSLGLIRRRTKLLCRKCGNPIGIAYNDRSSHPIVSDGNDSSSVDEVSSRRKYDVKIRALQPSSSEVSGIPFSP; encoded by the exons ATGGAGGAGAAGTCTGTGTCTGTAAAAGAGCGTTATCTGAACGGACATCAACATCACggttccttttcttcttcttcttgcctTAGTTCTTCTCGAAGGGATGTTTCTTACAG TTGTGGTTCTTGTGGGTATGAGCTAAACCTAAGCTCTGGTGATCGGAATACCTCAACCATCGACTCTAAATATGGGAAATCTATAAAGAAAGGGATCATATCTTTCTTTTACATTGATGAGAGCAGATTTACTCAGATGGATGAAATCCAATGCATACCTCACTTTTCTAAGCACTCTTTGGGTTTAATCCGCCGGAGAACCAAACTTCTTTGCCGCAAGTGTGGTAACCCAATTGGAATTGCTTACAATGACAGGTCATCGCACCCTATTGTATCAGATGGAAATGACTCTTCCTCAGTTGATGAAGTATCAAGTCGAAGAAAATATGATGTTAAAATCCGTGCCTTACAGCCTTCATCTTCTGAAGTATCTGGCATTCCGTTTTCCCCATGA